One Marasmius oreades isolate 03SP1 chromosome 7, whole genome shotgun sequence genomic window, TGGAATCTTTACGGAAGAAGAGATTGGAGcttgaagttcaagttcaggcGCTTGATGCGAAGCTTGCCAAACGCGAGGGAGATGATGCGAAGTTTTCCGAGATGACGAAGGCAAGGTTGAAGAACTTAGAAGAGAACAGAGTATTGTGGCAGGTGAAGACCCGGACTTGACTTGGACCACAATCATGGTTGACGTCTGACTGTAGGAACGAGCCGAAGAGCTCGAAAGTACACttgaaaagctagaagctgATTTTAAGCTTGCTACGACTGAACTCGCCAAACTCAAATCCGCGCCCAAAGCAAATGGCACTACCGTAGCATCCCCTCATAAGGTATGGTCTTCCCTTCCGTCAACAGTACTCAACATGTTACTGACACACCTTACCACTCAGAAAGCAAACACCCCGACGGGTGACGCTTCGGAGGAAGAAGTACAGGAAGCGATAGCTCCGGTACCCTCTTCTCCTCCTACCCCTGGCAATTCCCGAACGGACACCTCGTCATCAAACAAGCCCCCTCGGCGCAGACGCGAGCAAAGCAAACCTGTCAACGATGACTATGAGGTCCCTTTCTCAaccaaagggaaagggaagggaaaggaaactGCTCTTGCGAGCGAGAACCGTCATCCCAAGACAAAGGGGACACGAGCAAAAACCAAGCCCCGTTCTGATTCACAGTTGCAGCAGGAGAGTGAAAAGCACAGTCCTACCGTCGCCGAAGATGATTCCGAGATCGAAGAGTTACCTCCTGCCATTCCTGACAATGAGAAGGTCAATCGTAAGGAGAAGGTTAAAAAAAAACGCAAGCCTGCgagtgatgaagaagatgtgGACCTGGCAGCTGTTCGAAAGCCGAAGCGACGTAAACAGAACGGAGACGAGACGACACCTAACGTCAATAATAAACCAAGGTCGAAATCGAAAGCCCCTCCGAGTCGTGCTGTTGATGGATCACTTGCCCCTGCGGGCGTTGGTGACTCGGCCAGCAATCTCGCAAACACCAAACCTAAGAAGCGGAGAATCAATTTGTATTCTGGTGGTAATGACGTCCCTTCGTTTAACTTCAAGGTAAGTCTCTCTACCACTGGGTCGTTCGGTTTCAAAACGTGAGTTTGTAGGCCACTGATACTGGAGGTTTGAACATACCCACGACACTGTCACCAGTGAGAGAGGAAGATGCTCCGACCTCCACATACTCACGACCTTGGGAATTACTAAGAGGTGGATTTTCACGTAAGAGGTGAATGCGAACTTGGGGAGGAGCGAAACTACACCCATGGTCACAAGTATGACCAAACGAGCGACGGAGAGTCCAGACCCGGGCAAAGTGACGTTGGTTCTGGTACCGAGACCGATAATACACGGCCTTGTGGGTGGGTATGCTACTCAGCGATACTCAGTAACGGTTAATTTTCTGACCAACATCTAGAGGGTCCTACCGTACGATGTACTACAGGAGATGTATTCATTCATGTATGGTACAGTACTAAGTCCAATGCCGTAGTGGGTAACAGTGTAGCCACGTCATGAAACTCCTCTCAACGTAGAATCAGCGTGATTGGAGCGATTAAGGAGGCCTTGTTTTCTTCTTAACCACTTCATAGATTTTGAGCCCAGGTCCAAGTTCTACGCGGAAAGACGCCGACTAAAACGTAGCTGGGTAAGTGGTTGGTAAACggtaaagaaaaaagaaaagattaAACCGTCGTTACttgatgaaaaaaaaattcgAGCGGAGCCTGAATATTGCTAGACTCGGCAATCTCCTTTCCGTACATTTACTATGTTCGACCTTTATCATAAGTTGAAATCCTGGACCTTCCCCGCTTCACCTCCGGCTCTTGCCTCCATGAAGCTTGGTCCAGATGGAAATGAAGATAATCCCTCTATGGTATGTTCATATGGCAATGATAATCTAAGTCGCACGCGGGATATGTTTGATGTTGGCATACAACAAAGATTCAGTTTTTCACTTGGGACTCTAAAATGGACGACGGAACCAGTTGGTGGCGGCATTTAGAAAATGAAATACCCGAGTTAGCAAGGGCGGGAATTACACAAGTTTGGATTCCACCTCCCACAAAGGCCATGGAGCAAGTGAGGGTGTTGCGTGATTTTAGGTCTATCGTGTGCTCATGATTTTGAGGACGGACGTGGCTACGATGCCTACGACTTATGGGATCTAGGGGAGTTTGACCAGAAAGAGCAGATAGGCACTCGCTGGGGGACGAAGGCAGAACTCCTCCGGACATCCACTGTTGGAAAGAAACACGGCGTGGATATTCTGATAGATGCAGTACTAAACGTAGGTGTCCCCCCCGCTTTTTCAGTACTTGGCTTAACGTTTCCAAAAGCACAAGATGGGTGGTGACCGAAAGGAGGCATTTACCGCGGTACCTGTAAATCCGAATAACAGGCTCAAAGCTATCGGAAAGCCTAGAGAAATCGAGGTATTTACAGTCATTTCTTGTGCAAACTCGCACGTATGCATCTCGAGTCGTCAGGGTTGGACTGCCTTTGACTTTCCTGGAAGAGGAGACGAAGTATGTATCAATTGAATTTATATACGGTCTGGTACGATACCTGAATGTTTTCAGTACAGCAAACTGCGTTGGAGCCAGGAACATTTCTCTGGTGTGTAGGACGCCGATTACATGCTCTCGGTTCACAAAATGCGGGTTAGGTCTCGATTTCGACGAACGTACTGGCTTGAATGACATCTACCGCACAGTTGGGGAAGGACATAACGGATGGTCTAAAAATGTCGACCAAGAACTTGGAAATTATGACTATTTGCTTGGAATTGACGTTAGTTATTTTAACACACTTCAACGTTCATCTCTCGTACTTATGCTTTTCTGCCAGATAAATCATCAAAATCCCGAAGTGCGTGAAGATCTGCTACGCTGGGGTCATTGGGTCATTGAGGTGATCAAATTTGCTTTAAAATATTAAGGTTGAGGCTGAAACTGTGTATTAGACCACCGGTGCAACCGGTTTTCGCTTGGATGCGATCAAACACATCGACTGGGTTTTCCTCCTCGACTTCGTGCGTTCGTCCTCGTAGCCTCCAAGTCCAATCATCGTTCTGACGGAGAATTTGGTAGCTCCGTTCCACAAAGAAGGCGACAGACCCGAGGTTATTTGTGGTCTGTGAGTTTGGTTGAAACCTATACAAACGGGAACTTCCAAAGCGCTCAATCAGCTTTCTATAAAAAGCTGAATACTGGTCTCCGGAGTGAGATACTTCCAAATATTGTCCCTGGCTGTCCTAAGATTTCTTAGCTTAAAGCGTGTCTTGGCTTACATCCATCTGTTCAAAGGAGAGGTAAGCTTTTGATTGAATTAATTCTCAAAACCTCTGGGTCTGGATCTCCGTCAGACGGCGTTCTTCGATGTCCCACTACACACAAACTTCCACAAGGCAGGGATACTGGGTTCCCGATGTGACCTTCGCAAGATCATGAACAACACAATTGCCAAAGTCAGACCAGGTGACGCTGTGACCTTCGTGGATAATCACGAGTGAGCGAagcatgtttttttttcgagcTGTTCGTTGATCGGCATGTATAAATTGCCAGCACTGTGAGCTACCTCTAGATTACAGTTGGTGAATTGAAGCAGAAAAAGACGATCGATCATTCGTTATAGGTTAAGGGCCAGAGTCTGGAAAGCTGGGTGAGTCCCCTCATTTGTTAGAATCTACGAAGTATTGAAGGCGTGCGACCGCGGGCCTGTTAGGTGGAAGATAGCTTTAAAATCCAAGCGTACGCTTTGATATTACTTCGTCCAGAAGGTTATCCGTGAGTCCGTCAGTGGGTCTTGCGTCATTAAATCTCTTCTGAACTCTATGGTGACCCGTTAGCTGTATATTCTACGGAGACGTATATCGCAACACCGAATGCTACAACGAGAGAATTTCGGCGGCTATTAAGCTATTGATAGAGGCTCGGAAGAAGTTCGCGTACGGCTCAACCAAGGACTATTTTGAGGATAGAAATTGCATTGGGTTTATCCGAGAAGGTGACGCAAAGCACAGTGGATGTGCAGTCGTGATAAGCAATAAAGAGGGGAAAAGGCACGGAGTCCATCCGCCCTTAATAGCCTATTTTGTCGAGATTTAATAATTCTTCTAGGTATGATATGCAAATGAACACCGGACGGGTGAGTTCTACTTTCTCTAGTAGTGTGCTGCTCATGCTCAAGCTTGCTTTGTTGAAGAACAATGGCAAGCGAACATACAAGAGTTTTTTGAGTGCACCGGATAGTGAGGTGAGAACAGACGGAGATGGATGGGGAGTATTTCCCTGTGTACCAGGTTCCGTGCAAGTTTGGGCCTCCTTCTAGAGCACGAATGTATGATTTCGTGTGTATAGTACAGCTTGCAAATTTTTTTTGGGGGGTAAATGAGTGACAGGTTATCTCGGAATACAAACAAAGTATAAGTATACGAACACTACGATGACGAAGGAGACGCAAAATTCCGATCAAGCTTGCCGAGCTCGTAGTAATAATCATACTCCCTGTGCTTCTTCTCAGGCAGGGAGGCCGAGTCATCGTCAGAACGAGATTCGTGTCTTTCAACTGTAACTGTAACACCGTTCGCGCGACTCATCGTCATGGACATCGTCGCGGCATCTCCCCCCAGGACCTGTAAGTCTTCCTGCGGCTGTTCACCGTCAAAGAGGGCTGCCGTTTCTTCCAGTGTTCGTCCTAAAGATTTAAGCTCAGCCGACaatcgaaaaaaaaagtagaCGAGCGGTTCTACCTTTGGTCTCCACAATATACGTTACGACGAAGACGAGTTCAATGATGAGCCATCCACAGTATACAATGTAATACCACCAGCCGATAGCGTCGATAGCCCAAGGATTAACGAATCTGGGAGATATTGCGTTCAGATCGAGATTTCAAACAGATTTTTCATCTTCGACTCACTGATTGAATGCTATCGTCAGGAACACAGTCATATTCTTTAGGGGTAGTCACGTTAAGTATTCTGGACGGCCGGGCTTTTAATCGTTTCCAACTTACCATCACAGCGAACCCCTTTGCTCGTATGCGATAAGGGAGAATCTCTAGTGTGTAGGCCACGAGCATCGGCGAGTAGGCAATATCATAGAAAAGATAATAAATGAAAATGAGCGGAATGGTGGCTGAAAGAGGGGGGGGGGTCAAAAACGATATTTAGGGACGCGATCTGGACGGGGACGCGCACCTTTGGCAGCAGCGGTTTTCTGAAGAGCATTGAACAACGCCTCTGTTACTGTCCATAGGCCGAAGGCTAAGCGTATAATAGACAATGAGTCGTCTGGGCGGGCGGCATTGTGAACTTGATGCTCACCTATTAGCATTCCAGTGTtcgagatgatgaagagCGGTCTTCGACCGACCCAGTCCACGAGCAGAGAGGCAGTATAAGCAACGATTAAGTTGAAAATCTATTCGAAAGTAAGTCAGACTTTGAATACGGATATACGATTCTTGTAAGGTAAACAAACCTACCTGTAAaccaccgtttatcgctgcCTTCGTTTCGGTACTGTTTATTCCGACACCTTCCAGTACTAAATTTATGTAGTAAGAGACAAGGCCATTCCCGCTgagggaaaaaaaaagttcaGCTCCACCGCGGGAAACGCTATTCAGTGCAAAGTTACACACACACCTCCATTGTGAGAAGCATGCAATGGCAATGATGATTCTCATTCGTTTCCTGTTCCCAGGGGTCGCGAATAGGGATTTGAACGAGGTGTCTTTGTTAATCTCCTGTTCCAACCGTATGGCATGTCGTATTTGGGCTATCTCAAAGACCACAAGAGGGTCGTGTTCGTCGTTACTATTCGCATGGTATTTCGCGAAGATCCGGGCAGCTTTTCCCTCCTAGAATAAGGTTTAGATAAGATTCGTATCACACAGCTAACCGAGATAGCTCACAAATCCTTTCGACACAAGGTAACGAGGGCTTTCCGGTATGAACCTATACATGGCTATTAGCTGATTGCACCATTATGTGAGTAGATTTTTCTCACCAGACCAATAAAACTTGCAGTAATGGAATACCTGCTTGGACCAAGGACGGGGTTCGCCATGACCAATCACCCTTCATGTTTTGGAAGGAGCCGAAACAGACCTTCCGAGACCAGGGTAAGGAGAAGATAGATGGAACACGAAAGTAAATCGTACCCATGCGACCACAACACTTCCGACGTACCAACTGGAGTTATACAGGGAGGTAATTTTCCCTCGCTGTGGATCCGTGATAAGCCTTCAATACCGCTTCCCAAGCGGGAAGGGTCTCACCTGTGTAGGATACGCGAGCTCGATCAAAAGTAAGGGTGCCGCATTCGTGCAGAATGTAAGACCAAAACCGACTTTGAAAACGCACTTGAGGATTGGTTCAACTGATCATGAAGTTTGTAAACTCACTGATAACTCGGGCACCGATGAACATCTTTACGCTACTTGCGGTGATCTGAACGGCTACTCCAGCGAGCATAATCAGAGACCCAATGAACAATGTTGCCCTCCTTCCCAAAATGTCGGAGGCAAACGGTGTCATGGGTAAGCCCTGGATGTTATCCGAGGTTGAGCATGACGATAGTTTCAAGGTGCCCTCGATTGACGTACGATGAATCCACCGATGTTTTGAGCAGAGTTGATTAGGCCTGACAGAGAGTTTGAGCAAGAAAGGATATGTAGATGTAGATGTTCTCTCACCTAGGACCTTTCCCGATGGGTGCCCGAAGAATTCCTGCCAATCTGGCAGAATCTGGAGTCCTAACGACGATGCGTCAATTCTGGATCAAGTTGCATACTGGGAATGAGTAGTCTTGCCATTGACCAGCGACGAATCAATCCCGTTTACGACTGCAGTGAGGAGGGGTAGAAGGAGGCAAATGTTCAGGATCAAAATGCCTATCAGGAAAAAGTAAGTTTGCCGGTGTCACACAGAACAGTATAATTAGAGTGAAGTGACCTCGGTTCCTCCACCAGTATCCTGTGTAGATGAAATCGACTACTGTCCATTCTGGAGCATGTCGTTGGGGCGGCATCGTCGGTGCCTACAA contains:
- a CDS encoding uncharacterized protein (CAZy:GH13) gives rise to the protein MFDLYHKLKSWTFPASPPALASMKLGPDGNEDNPSMIQFFTWDSKMDDGTSWWRHLENEIPELARAGITQVWIPPPTKAMEQDGRGYDAYDLWDLGEFDQKEQIGTRWGTKAELLRTSTVGKKHGVDILIDAVLNHKMGGDRKEAFTAVPVNPNNRLKAIGKPREIEVFTVISCANSHVCISSRQGWTAFDFPGRGDEQTALEPGTFLWCVGRRLHALGSQNAVGEGHNGWSKNVDQELGNYDYLLGIDINHQNPEVREDLLRWGHWVIETTGATGFRLDAIKHIDWVFLLDFLRSTKKATDPRLFVVCEFG